GTCCAATAAATTCCTCTAGCTCTTTATTTGGAATCCAACCATCATCATCACATAATTGACCACCATTCAACCACTCAAGAAGATGATGATCTTCCGCATCCTCCAATATTCCATTACTTTGTTCTTGCATACTTACCTCATCTTCAATTTTCACCAAAGGTGTGTTTGGAGAGTGAGTTACCACTAAAGAATTTATAGAACAAGTTTTTTGGGCACGAGTTAATGTGCTTGAAGAATGTGTAACCAAGAGATTGTTCTTCCTCGTGCTTCCGGCTAACGAGTTTCTTCGAGTTGGTTCAGGATGATTATGTTCTGCAGTGTACGTAACTATATAAACTTTTGGATCCAAATGATTCTTTTCAACTTGTTTTCTTGCCGGACATCCTTTGGAACTGCTGCATTTATAGTAGCTTCGCGGATAAGGTGAACCCTTTATCGGTTTTTGTCCATATTTTCGCCATGCCC
This portion of the Trifolium pratense cultivar HEN17-A07 linkage group LG3, ARS_RC_1.1, whole genome shotgun sequence genome encodes:
- the LOC123916127 gene encoding probable WRKY transcription factor 29 — translated: MDELAFLMDWDLEAINGLAPTTNYFSHLFSEQDDELLFGSLPEFSKTKNALIDEFEELCKPCYPLSSQTIVTNSLTTVPKEPHHEVKEIKASKKVASQDLQVLAVPKCKKSKKNKNKSIVKKVTAMDGTLCDAWAWRKYGQKPIKGSPYPRSYYKCSSSKGCPARKQVEKNHLDPKVYIVTYTAEHNHPEPTRRNSLAGSTRKNNLLVTHSSSTLTRAQKTCSINSLVVTHSPNTPLVKIEDEVSMQEQSNGILEDAEDHHLLEWLNGGQLCDDDGWIPNKELEEFIGLDNMYQ